A single genomic interval of Pyrobaculum arsenaticum DSM 13514 harbors:
- a CDS encoding SCP2 sterol-binding domain-containing protein, with product MPKFPTREWAEAFCQALNESPEYRSAAAKWEGDIIFLATNLPQELGLGERSAMKLLLKHGHCHGVEFYQGADVDKADAPYILEADYKTWLDVISGKQQPIPAMVLGKIKIKKGSFSVLAQYVTAALAMIKAAQKVGT from the coding sequence ATGCCAAAATTCCCAACTCGTGAGTGGGCAGAGGCATTTTGCCAAGCGCTGAACGAGTCTCCCGAATATAGAAGCGCCGCGGCGAAGTGGGAGGGGGACATAATCTTCCTCGCCACAAATCTGCCACAGGAGCTAGGCCTGGGGGAGAGGTCTGCCATGAAGCTACTTCTAAAACACGGCCACTGCCACGGCGTGGAGTTCTACCAAGGAGCAGATGTCGATAAGGCAGACGCGCCGTATATACTGGAGGCGGATTACAAAACCTGGCTAGATGTGATAAGCGGCAAGCAACAGCCAATCCCAGCCATGGTTCTTGGGAAGATCAAAATAAAGAAGGGCAGCTTTTCTGTACTTGCCCAATACGTCACAGCCGCATTAGCCATGATCAAAGCCGCGCAGAAAGTAGGGACGTGA
- a CDS encoding alcohol dehydrogenase catalytic domain-containing protein, which yields MKAAVYKSPGQPLELSEIPTPTPGEGEVLIKVAATGVCHSDLHVLDGEMIPPPEGFILGHEVSGWVVEFGPRCENPHGLSPGDPVVVSWIIPCGKCYWCVRGQENYCPYAAARMPGLVGINGGHAEYMTVPETAIYPIPKGLDVHNAAVISCAYGTAYRALKEAGVGPGTSLVVVGAGGVGLAAVELAVALGAYPIVAVDVREAALKKAQEVGASHVINAAERNAIGAIREALPQGTDVVYETKPNPDLKIALEVVRRGGTIVVTGLGASTIEIPAMHLVMNGIRIVGSLGYKPRTDIPELLALAAVGKIKPEKIISHRYKPENINEAYNNLRQGKHHRALIIWNP from the coding sequence ATAAAAGCGGCGGTATACAAATCACCCGGCCAGCCGCTTGAGCTCTCCGAGATACCGACCCCAACTCCGGGTGAAGGCGAGGTTTTGATAAAAGTCGCAGCAACAGGGGTATGCCACTCCGACCTACATGTATTAGACGGCGAGATGATCCCCCCGCCAGAGGGCTTCATACTAGGACACGAGGTATCGGGGTGGGTAGTTGAATTTGGGCCGAGGTGCGAAAACCCCCACGGCCTCTCCCCAGGCGACCCCGTTGTTGTCTCTTGGATCATACCATGCGGCAAGTGCTACTGGTGCGTCAGAGGACAGGAAAACTACTGCCCATACGCCGCCGCGAGGATGCCAGGCCTTGTTGGGATCAACGGAGGACACGCGGAGTACATGACAGTGCCTGAGACGGCGATATACCCAATACCAAAAGGACTCGACGTACACAACGCCGCGGTCATCTCGTGCGCCTACGGCACTGCATACAGAGCTTTGAAAGAAGCCGGCGTCGGCCCCGGCACTTCGCTTGTGGTTGTAGGCGCCGGAGGCGTGGGGTTGGCGGCGGTTGAGCTTGCGGTTGCACTCGGAGCCTACCCCATTGTAGCTGTAGACGTGAGAGAGGCTGCGCTGAAAAAAGCCCAGGAGGTCGGCGCCAGCCATGTGATAAACGCCGCCGAGAGAAACGCAATTGGGGCCATAAGAGAAGCGTTGCCCCAAGGCACTGACGTGGTCTACGAGACGAAGCCAAACCCAGATCTCAAAATTGCCCTAGAAGTTGTTAGAAGAGGGGGGACAATAGTAGTCACGGGCCTCGGCGCGTCAACAATTGAGATACCGGCAATGCACCTCGTAATGAATGGAATAAGAATTGTGGGGAGCCTAGGCTACAAGCCACGCACCGACATACCAGAACTCCTAGCCCTAGCCGCCGTGGGGAAAATAAAGCCTGAAAAAATAATCTCACATAGGTATAAGCCGGAAAACATCAACGAGGCCTACAACAACCTACGACAAGGAAAACACCACCGCGCATTAATCATCTGGAATCCTTAA
- a CDS encoding DUF1512 domain-containing protein, with protein sequence MLLQVGNIDPWWYLISILVWFALIFMLQDLQMMRYLNQVSGFLTYLGQLLSGASANVLSALEKVKRREVQRAELESTLKKMVDFAVIEPTALDPGGIVPKYKHILNTYVDTYEREIGRLVEDGVLVKNLATAVEALRYMNYIYKVVDHYYRTARKYKAFYLVIQLTMLLPLLKEMTDTVNEAVNSFIKGVPIGDSAGPLVAYNILSQCGAVIYHYEVRDTAIAECDFEGRRVYVIKAMGPGSTVGRLDEAVEYVFGKLGVRPKYIVTIDAALRLEGEKTGEVAEGIGVAMGGVGVEKFNIESYATKYGVPLYAYLIKMRQSEALTTMTSEIYNAVRHTTGRVLDFIRNNVAPGESVLVIGVGNTVGVGQPYAA encoded by the coding sequence ATGCTTCTCCAAGTCGGTAACATAGATCCGTGGTGGTATTTAATATCGATACTGGTGTGGTTTGCGCTGATCTTCATGTTGCAGGACTTGCAGATGATGCGGTATTTGAATCAGGTCAGCGGGTTCCTCACATACCTCGGCCAGTTGCTGAGCGGAGCCTCGGCCAATGTTCTAAGCGCTTTGGAGAAGGTCAAGAGGCGCGAGGTGCAAAGAGCGGAGCTCGAGTCGACGCTGAAAAAGATGGTGGACTTCGCCGTAATTGAGCCTACGGCGCTTGATCCCGGCGGCATTGTGCCGAAGTATAAACACATTCTAAACACCTACGTGGATACCTACGAGAGGGAAATAGGGAGGCTTGTGGAGGATGGGGTACTTGTAAAGAACTTGGCCACCGCGGTGGAGGCTCTTCGCTATATGAACTATATCTACAAGGTGGTGGATCACTACTACCGTACAGCAAGGAAGTACAAGGCCTTCTACCTAGTGATTCAGCTAACTATGTTGTTGCCGTTGTTAAAGGAAATGACTGACACGGTGAACGAGGCGGTAAACTCGTTCATTAAAGGGGTCCCCATAGGCGACAGCGCCGGTCCCCTGGTGGCGTACAATATCCTCAGCCAGTGCGGGGCTGTGATCTACCACTACGAGGTTAGGGACACCGCCATCGCCGAGTGCGACTTCGAGGGGAGGAGGGTATACGTGATCAAAGCTATGGGGCCTGGGAGTACAGTGGGTAGGCTAGACGAGGCTGTGGAATATGTATTCGGCAAACTCGGCGTAAGGCCTAAGTATATAGTGACTATAGACGCCGCGCTGAGGTTAGAGGGGGAGAAAACCGGAGAGGTGGCCGAGGGGATTGGCGTGGCCATGGGCGGGGTCGGCGTGGAGAAGTTCAACATCGAGTCGTACGCCACGAAGTACGGCGTCCCTCTGTACGCGTACCTAATAAAAATGAGGCAGTCCGAGGCCTTGACCACCATGACCAGCGAAATATACAACGCGGTGAGGCACACCACAGGGAGAGTCTTAGACTTTATCAGAAACAACGTGGCCCCCGGCGAGTCTGTCCTCGTAATAGGCGTTGGCAACACAGTCGGCGTTGGGCAACCCTACGCGGCTTAG
- a CDS encoding ribbon-helix-helix domain-containing protein encodes MPRSKNQDKMSLISVHVPKKMLEELDELVRRGIFPNRSEAIRAALRDLLYKEVFKTKPPKEEKKEEDLPISLLKGR; translated from the coding sequence ATGCCGAGGAGCAAAAACCAAGACAAGATGTCGCTCATATCGGTGCACGTGCCTAAAAAAATGCTGGAGGAGCTTGACGAGCTGGTGAGGAGGGGCATATTCCCAAACCGTAGCGAGGCAATAAGGGCGGCGCTGCGGGACTTGTTGTACAAGGAGGTTTTTAAGACCAAGCCGCCTAAGGAGGAGAAGAAGGAGGAGGATTTGCCCATCTCCCTGCTTAAGGGCAGGTAG
- a CDS encoding phenylalanine--tRNA ligase subunit alpha, whose translation MLVLHPALYEIIVRARDWRLLDEVAKELGMQAESLMRYVEEGRAKGVLQVEKKVVEVYELTEEGRRRAAEGLPEYNFLKSATCDGGRCVVSLSHPEAGVALANLAKFGVRPRGGVVELDEETYRKILSAVEEKQRYLSALEGAPRDVLQEFARRRIVRRVERTLIYVKAAVPPESVRPAEVKTAITSADIATGRWRTYLLKPFDLGVEPPEYPAPVPHFFNEFLDYVREVMIGLGFEEVRGPVLEVEFWNFDALFQAQDHPAREVHDTFYIRWEGPIEAPPEHLLEAVGRVHEEKWRYKWSREKALNPVLRTQTTAVTIRALAERGDGEYKVFTIGRVFRPEKLDPKHSMEFHQLDGIVVGPGLTFKHLLGQLEQIAKALGMTRVRFRPAYFPFTSPSVEVYAEHPKLGWVEFGGAGIFRPEVTEPLGVRKSRVLAWGWGLDRIAMILLGIDDIRELFTKDPEKLREYYARWVKYRSATGSTGKSYTL comes from the coding sequence ATGCTGGTTTTGCACCCTGCTCTTTACGAAATTATTGTAAGGGCTAGGGATTGGCGCTTATTGGACGAGGTGGCAAAGGAGCTTGGGATGCAGGCTGAGAGCTTGATGCGGTACGTAGAGGAGGGGAGGGCTAAGGGGGTGTTGCAGGTGGAGAAAAAGGTGGTGGAGGTATACGAACTCACCGAGGAGGGGCGCCGCCGCGCCGCCGAGGGGCTTCCCGAGTACAACTTTCTCAAATCGGCTACCTGCGACGGCGGGAGGTGCGTCGTCAGTTTGTCCCACCCAGAGGCGGGGGTGGCTCTTGCCAACTTGGCCAAGTTCGGTGTGAGGCCTAGGGGCGGGGTAGTTGAGCTAGATGAGGAAACGTATAGAAAGATCTTGTCTGCTGTGGAGGAGAAGCAGCGTTACTTATCGGCTCTGGAGGGCGCCCCTAGGGATGTGTTGCAGGAATTCGCCAGGAGGAGGATTGTGAGGAGGGTGGAGAGGACGCTTATATATGTCAAAGCCGCAGTTCCGCCGGAGTCTGTCCGCCCGGCTGAGGTGAAGACGGCGATAACAAGCGCGGACATAGCTACGGGCAGGTGGAGGACCTATTTGCTGAAGCCATTTGACCTCGGCGTAGAGCCTCCGGAGTACCCCGCCCCGGTTCCACACTTCTTCAACGAGTTCCTCGACTACGTCAGGGAGGTGATGATCGGCCTCGGCTTCGAGGAGGTGAGGGGGCCCGTGCTGGAGGTTGAGTTTTGGAACTTCGACGCCCTATTCCAGGCACAAGACCACCCGGCGAGAGAGGTCCACGATACCTTCTACATCCGCTGGGAAGGGCCTATTGAGGCCCCACCGGAGCACCTCCTAGAGGCCGTGGGGAGGGTGCACGAGGAGAAGTGGAGGTATAAGTGGAGCCGGGAGAAGGCCCTAAACCCCGTGTTGAGGACGCAGACCACCGCCGTGACTATAAGAGCACTCGCGGAGAGGGGGGATGGGGAGTACAAGGTTTTTACCATCGGCCGGGTGTTCCGCCCCGAGAAGCTAGACCCGAAGCACAGCATGGAGTTCCACCAGCTAGACGGCATCGTGGTGGGCCCCGGCCTCACCTTCAAGCACCTCCTTGGCCAGCTGGAGCAGATAGCCAAGGCGCTGGGCATGACTAGGGTTAGGTTCCGCCCCGCCTACTTCCCCTTCACCTCGCCGTCGGTTGAGGTCTACGCCGAGCACCCCAAGCTGGGCTGGGTGGAGTTCGGCGGCGCCGGGATATTTAGGCCGGAGGTCACGGAGCCCCTCGGCGTGAGGAAGAGCAGAGTCTTGGCGTGGGGCTGGGGCCTAGACCGCATTGCCATGATCCTCCTAGGCATAGACGACATTAGAGAGCTCTTTACAAAAGACCCCGAAAAGCTGAGAGAGTACTACGCCAGGTGGGTGAAATATAGGTCTGCAACTGGATCAACAGGGAAATCCTATACACTCTAG
- a CDS encoding AbrB/MazE/SpoVT family DNA-binding domain-containing protein: MSGSLGVGKRGCIVPEQIREAFGIDEGDEVIVEIETVLKPAGREDAEKRREKLRAHSERLAGGVEARQACVAPR, translated from the coding sequence GTGTCAGGCTCGTTAGGGGTTGGGAAGAGGGGCTGTATAGTGCCGGAACAAATCCGCGAAGCTTTCGGCATCGACGAGGGCGACGAAGTGATCGTCGAGATAGAGACCGTGCTTAAGCCGGCCGGGAGAGAAGACGCGGAGAAGCGTCGGGAGAAGCTTAGGGCACACTCAGAGCGGCTCGCCGGCGGAGTCGAGGCCCGGCAAGCATGTGTAGCCCCTCGATGA
- a CDS encoding PaREP1 family protein, protein MEALERPLPKPSSEDYAAARLLEALVEARLALEFLNRGLVRNAAGKAFQAWRALLAALLKLELDKLAQKAKTEEERKWLMERAVPRIPTTKMVRLSQKLEEVGHVGISAWTSVALDLHDYQYNGPDPDMAQSKFQDREEAAYAVLGLVREVAKRAEELKQAVKWDKELEQALTALQEEL, encoded by the coding sequence GTGGAGGCCCTCGAAAGGCCGTTGCCGAAGCCGTCTTCGGAGGACTACGCCGCGGCTAGGCTTCTGGAGGCTCTTGTAGAGGCTAGGCTGGCGCTGGAATTCCTCAACCGCGGCCTTGTCAGAAACGCCGCGGGGAAGGCTTTCCAGGCGTGGAGGGCTTTGCTGGCGGCTCTCCTCAAGCTCGAACTAGACAAGCTGGCGCAGAAAGCCAAGACAGAGGAGGAAAGAAAGTGGCTTATGGAGAGAGCCGTGCCGAGAATCCCAACAACAAAAATGGTAAGGCTGTCACAGAAGCTTGAGGAGGTAGGGCATGTGGGCATATCGGCGTGGACAAGCGTGGCGCTAGACCTCCACGACTACCAGTACAACGGCCCCGACCCCGACATGGCGCAGTCCAAATTCCAAGATAGGGAAGAGGCCGCCTACGCCGTGCTTGGGCTGGTAAGGGAAGTGGCCAAGAGGGCGGAGGAGCTCAAACAAGCGGTGAAGTGGGACAAGGAGCTGGAACAAGCACTGACAGCGTTGCAAGAAGAGCTCTAG
- a CDS encoding aspartate 1-decarboxylase — protein sequence MPMVPRAKAHGLVVTGKNLNYYGSLTLGVDILKAVGLYPLERVWVYNVTGGVRFSTYALPGPGGVVA from the coding sequence ATGCCCATGGTGCCTAGGGCTAAGGCCCACGGTCTCGTGGTAACCGGCAAAAACCTCAACTACTATGGGTCGCTGACGCTGGGAGTTGACATCCTCAAGGCGGTGGGGCTATATCCTCTTGAAAGAGTGTGGGTCTACAACGTGACGGGCGGGGTGCGTTTCTCGACGTACGCCTTACCGGGTCCCGGTGGCGTTGTAGCGTAG
- a CDS encoding nicotinamide-nucleotide adenylyltransferase, protein MVRGLFPGRFQPPHWGHIYAVKEILKEVDEVIIAMGSAQFNYLLKDPFTAGERIWMLREGLREGGVDLSRVVIIPIPNVENNLEWLGRVKSYTPPFDVIYTGNPFVALLFREAGYEVRQQPMFQRERYSSTRVRELLLRGDPSWEELVPKSVAEIIKKLRGAERIKTAASGEAEPHKW, encoded by the coding sequence GTGGTTAGGGGGCTCTTCCCAGGCCGTTTCCAGCCGCCCCACTGGGGGCATATATATGCCGTAAAAGAAATTCTAAAAGAAGTCGACGAGGTTATCATAGCGATGGGCTCAGCGCAGTTTAACTACCTTTTGAAAGACCCCTTCACTGCAGGTGAGAGGATCTGGATGCTGAGAGAGGGGCTTAGAGAGGGGGGAGTCGACCTCTCCCGTGTCGTGATAATCCCGATACCTAATGTTGAGAATAACCTGGAGTGGCTGGGGAGAGTGAAGTCGTACACTCCGCCCTTCGACGTTATCTACACGGGAAACCCCTTTGTCGCCCTTCTGTTCAGAGAGGCTGGCTACGAGGTGAGGCAACAGCCCATGTTCCAAAGGGAGAGGTATTCCTCTACCAGGGTGAGGGAGCTCCTGCTTAGGGGCGACCCCTCCTGGGAGGAGCTGGTGCCGAAGTCCGTGGCCGAGATTATAAAAAAGCTCAGAGGCGCCGAGCGGATCAAAACAGCGGCGTCAGGAGAGGCGGAGCCCCACAAATGGTAG
- a CDS encoding acyl-CoA dehydrogenase family protein yields MNVLSEEHKLTIKAIREFVDQYVRPKARSIDKGEYPRQLLRQLGKMNLLASTLPQDVGGAGADTLTHILIVEELARASPSLATIMEVQSSMLAENLYHNGNKVHREEVVPKLASGEAVGAFTLSEPCCGSDAAAIVTRAEKRGGEWVINGTKTWITSGLYADYFLLFARTGSLEARHKAITAFLLRRSNCIETTPIEVMGVRGTGTAEVKLNDCRAGDDDVVGEVNGGWKIAMWGINMGRLNVGTIGLGIAEEAFYEAYSYAKKRVAFGKTIAEFQVIQHYLAEMYARVEMLRSFIYSTAKMKDSGDPNFPLYAQVAKLMGSRTAVDVVRLAVQIQGGYGYSKDSHLEMLYRDAKATEIYEGANEIILNTIYKFMREKIA; encoded by the coding sequence ATAAATGTGCTTTCCGAAGAACACAAACTAACCATTAAGGCAATTAGGGAATTTGTGGATCAGTACGTAAGGCCTAAGGCGAGGAGCATTGACAAGGGAGAGTACCCGAGGCAACTGTTGAGACAGCTGGGGAAGATGAACCTCCTAGCCTCGACGCTCCCGCAAGATGTGGGAGGGGCAGGCGCAGACACCTTGACACATATATTAATTGTGGAGGAGTTGGCTAGGGCAAGCCCGAGCCTCGCCACTATTATGGAAGTCCAGAGCTCCATGCTCGCGGAGAACCTGTACCACAACGGCAACAAGGTGCACAGAGAGGAGGTTGTCCCGAAGCTTGCCTCCGGCGAGGCAGTTGGCGCCTTCACACTCTCGGAGCCTTGTTGCGGCTCTGACGCCGCGGCGATAGTGACAAGAGCGGAGAAAAGAGGCGGGGAGTGGGTCATCAACGGCACAAAAACATGGATAACAAGTGGCCTATATGCGGATTACTTCCTCCTATTCGCCCGCACGGGTTCCCTTGAGGCCAGGCACAAGGCTATAACGGCGTTTCTCCTCCGCCGTAGCAACTGCATAGAGACAACCCCCATCGAAGTTATGGGGGTGCGGGGGACGGGCACAGCCGAGGTTAAACTCAACGACTGCCGTGCCGGCGACGACGACGTGGTAGGAGAGGTAAACGGCGGGTGGAAAATAGCCATGTGGGGGATTAACATGGGGAGGCTCAACGTGGGGACTATAGGCCTTGGGATCGCCGAGGAGGCCTTCTACGAGGCGTATAGCTATGCCAAGAAGAGAGTGGCCTTCGGGAAGACTATAGCAGAGTTTCAAGTAATCCAGCACTACCTCGCGGAGATGTACGCCAGAGTTGAGATGCTGCGCTCATTTATCTACTCGACTGCCAAGATGAAGGACTCCGGCGACCCAAACTTCCCCCTCTACGCGCAGGTTGCAAAGCTGATGGGCTCTAGAACGGCTGTGGACGTGGTGAGACTTGCCGTGCAAATCCAGGGCGGGTACGGATATTCCAAAGACTCCCACCTAGAAATGCTGTACCGCGACGCGAAGGCTACTGAGATCTACGAAGGGGCAAACGAGATTATCCTAAACACAATATACAAGTTCATGAGGGAGAAAATCGCCTAG
- a CDS encoding acyl-CoA dehydrogenase family protein codes for MLTAIETIKTLACNAAYLHDMGFPYYVLVSHITNLQVGSLPVDIARRSVQIVGALEMFYRDAKILEIGEGTNDMKLCIEEKRF; via the coding sequence ATGCTCACGGCTATTGAGACCATAAAGACGCTGGCATGCAACGCCGCCTACTTACACGACATGGGCTTCCCCTACTACGTCCTGGTCTCACACATAACGAATCTACAAGTGGGGAGCCTCCCCGTAGACATAGCTAGGAGGAGTGTGCAGATCGTAGGGGCTCTGGAGATGTTCTACCGAGACGCCAAGATACTGGAAATAGGAGAGGGGACAAACGATATGAAATTATGCATAGAAGAGAAGAGATTTTAG
- a CDS encoding phytoene desaturase family protein translates to MRAIVIGGGFGGLASAALLAKRGYEVVLVEKNCRLGGRSVLYDIRGHRVEIGPTWYLMDDVIDKVLGEIGGRTYEVAELNPSMMFVDRRHGKIEVGRDLPQRLEELEQGAGDRSVELMREAGRLYQVVVEHMLLRKYETWLDMLSAAKAGAGFAKYLVTSFGSLVERRFKSPLIQRLLEYDIMFLGSPPRELPALYGLLLNYSVFVRGVKAPKGGFAAVIRNLIEAGARLGVDFRTCTAARRILVEGGKVRGVETASGVLESDVVVINADYKRGEELLEPRYRSYGEAYWGRVKMAPSAYMALLSGDRWEGPPHLIYISEWERHLSALTGGGDMPQLPSFYLHVPSVVEPDWAPPGRSSMFILVPSPPGVDYWPRGLAEKLAAEATGGSAETLAEFPSRFFCDYYGAYQCTALGPRHTLRQTALGRPLMRGRMVRGLYFVGQYTHSGIGVPSVLASAYILARYYV, encoded by the coding sequence ATGAGGGCTATCGTGATAGGGGGCGGCTTCGGCGGGCTGGCCTCTGCGGCTTTACTCGCAAAACGGGGCTACGAGGTTGTTTTGGTAGAGAAGAACTGCAGACTTGGCGGCAGATCTGTTCTTTACGACATCCGTGGCCACAGGGTCGAGATAGGTCCGACGTGGTACCTAATGGACGACGTCATAGACAAGGTGTTGGGCGAGATCGGCGGTAGGACGTACGAGGTGGCTGAGCTTAACCCCAGTATGATGTTCGTGGACAGGCGCCACGGCAAGATCGAGGTAGGGAGAGATCTGCCGCAACGCCTTGAAGAGCTGGAGCAGGGGGCGGGGGATCGTTCTGTTGAGCTCATGCGCGAAGCTGGCAGGCTGTATCAAGTTGTCGTGGAGCACATGTTGCTGAGAAAGTACGAGACGTGGCTCGACATGCTGTCGGCCGCAAAGGCCGGGGCAGGTTTCGCCAAGTACCTCGTGACCAGCTTCGGAAGCCTTGTGGAGAGGAGGTTTAAATCGCCTTTAATACAGCGCCTTTTGGAGTATGATATCATGTTTCTAGGGAGCCCCCCGCGCGAGTTGCCCGCGCTCTACGGCCTACTTCTTAACTACTCCGTCTTCGTGAGAGGTGTTAAGGCGCCTAAGGGCGGCTTCGCCGCTGTTATCCGTAATTTAATAGAAGCCGGGGCCCGACTGGGGGTAGACTTCAGGACATGCACAGCGGCGAGGAGGATTTTGGTGGAGGGCGGCAAAGTGAGGGGCGTGGAGACAGCCAGCGGGGTTTTGGAGTCGGACGTGGTGGTGATCAACGCCGACTACAAGCGAGGCGAGGAGCTTCTGGAGCCCCGGTACAGATCTTACGGCGAGGCTTACTGGGGCCGGGTCAAGATGGCGCCGTCTGCGTACATGGCGTTGCTGAGCGGGGATCGGTGGGAGGGGCCGCCCCACTTGATATACATCTCTGAGTGGGAGCGACACCTATCGGCCCTTACCGGCGGCGGGGATATGCCTCAGCTCCCCTCTTTCTACCTCCACGTGCCCAGCGTAGTGGAGCCCGACTGGGCCCCACCCGGAAGGTCGAGCATGTTTATCCTAGTGCCTTCGCCGCCTGGAGTAGACTATTGGCCAAGGGGGCTAGCCGAGAAGCTAGCGGCGGAGGCCACCGGCGGCTCGGCCGAGACGCTGGCGGAGTTTCCCAGCCGCTTCTTCTGCGACTACTACGGCGCCTACCAGTGCACGGCGCTTGGCCCCAGGCACACGCTACGCCAGACCGCCCTGGGCAGGCCTTTAATGAGAGGCCGAATGGTACGTGGGCTGTACTTCGTGGGGCAGTACACCCATTCGGGCATCGGCGTGCCATCGGTGCTGGCCTCGGCGTACATCTTGGCTCGGTACTATGTCTAG
- a CDS encoding squalene/phytoene synthase family protein, whose amino-acid sequence MSSIHYAFFRVGRNFFYSSGLFPRAVRDEVAVLYAFVRYVDDLVDRPRPLVEHFYRAWRLLDAALDGRVRPPVIGDFAELAARRGMPSSLGTGTRSAERRTA is encoded by the coding sequence ATGTCTAGCATACACTACGCCTTTTTCAGAGTAGGACGGAACTTCTTCTACTCCAGCGGCTTGTTCCCGAGGGCCGTTAGGGACGAGGTGGCGGTGCTCTACGCCTTTGTTAGGTACGTAGATGACCTAGTGGATAGGCCTAGGCCGCTGGTCGAACACTTCTATCGCGCGTGGAGGCTTCTAGACGCCGCCTTGGATGGGCGCGTCCGTCCACCTGTAATAGGCGACTTCGCCGAGCTGGCCGCACGACGCGGTATGCCGTCGTCGTTAGGGACCGGGACGAGGAGTGCAGAGAGGAGAACTGCCTAA
- a CDS encoding glycosyltransferase, which produces MGTVGKAAAMESALSAAKCEYVALFDSDIYFTPSDAVFLAEAAGDGVATSYRLLYGSGFWGWVAATASDMGFTLMGLARFVWGGAMAGRAGVLREVFRGASKALSDDMYATRKAKALGIPIRFVYLRLLGPAPAERPRGVFRWLTRQYAMAVREGPPFVKIGVVLIAAWLSLWIVHPSTFLVYTVAGCARRLALKAPCSLLYIPASLLAPLFTLAAIVASFSIKEVEWRGAKFRL; this is translated from the coding sequence GTGGGCACTGTCGGCAAGGCCGCCGCAATGGAATCAGCCTTGTCGGCCGCGAAATGCGAATACGTCGCTTTGTTTGACTCAGACATCTACTTCACTCCCTCAGATGCGGTATTCCTGGCGGAGGCCGCTGGCGACGGAGTGGCCACAAGCTATCGGCTACTCTACGGGAGTGGATTCTGGGGGTGGGTGGCCGCTACTGCCAGCGATATGGGCTTCACCTTAATGGGCTTGGCTAGATTCGTCTGGGGAGGTGCGATGGCCGGCAGAGCTGGCGTGCTAAGAGAGGTCTTCCGAGGCGCATCCAAGGCTCTCAGCGATGATATGTACGCTACCCGCAAGGCAAAGGCTCTGGGGATTCCAATACGCTTTGTCTACCTCCGCCTTTTGGGGCCCGCCCCAGCCGAGAGGCCCCGCGGAGTTTTCAGGTGGCTTACAAGGCAGTACGCCATGGCCGTAAGAGAGGGGCCTCCATTCGTCAAGATAGGCGTAGTGCTCATCGCTGCGTGGCTATCTCTGTGGATAGTCCACCCGAGCACGTTCCTTGTTTACACAGTAGCCGGCTGTGCGAGGAGGCTGGCGCTAAAGGCTCCGTGTTCCCTCTTATACATTCCAGCTTCTCTATTAGCGCCGCTCTTTACGCTCGCTGCCATTGTGGCCAGCTTTTCTATAAAAGAGGTTGAGTGGCGGGGCGCCAAGTTCAGGCTCTAA